In one Candidatus Kapaibacterium thiocyanatum genomic region, the following are encoded:
- a CDS encoding orotate phosphoribosyltransferase has translation MTRQDLARSIFDTSHLTGEFKLRSGVVSNEYFDKYQFESNPSLLKAIAEHLVAMIPPGTEVLAGLEMGGLAIATALSMATGLPAAFVRKKAKDYGTCKLAEGPDLQGKRVLVVEDVITSGGQVIISGNDLRNLGAEITHVVCVIDRESGGRAKLREAGYELNALFTMSELVNR, from the coding sequence ATGACACGACAAGACCTGGCGCGCAGCATCTTCGACACATCGCATCTCACGGGGGAATTCAAGCTCCGCAGCGGTGTCGTCAGCAACGAATACTTCGACAAGTATCAGTTCGAATCGAATCCGTCCCTGCTCAAGGCCATCGCCGAGCACCTGGTGGCGATGATTCCTCCCGGAACCGAAGTCCTCGCCGGTCTGGAAATGGGAGGGCTCGCCATCGCGACGGCGCTCTCCATGGCCACGGGCCTACCTGCCGCCTTCGTACGGAAGAAGGCCAAGGACTACGGAACGTGCAAGCTGGCCGAAGGCCCCGATCTCCAGGGCAAGCGTGTACTCGTCGTCGAAGACGTCATCACGAGCGGTGGTCAGGTCATCATCAGCGGCAACGATCTGCGCAACCTCGGCGCCGAGATCACGCACGTCGTATGCGTAATCGACCGCGAGAGCGGGGGACGCGCCAAGCTGCGCGAAGCCGGATACGAATTGAATGCGCTCTTTACCATGAGTGAACTGGTGAACCGATGA
- a CDS encoding exodeoxyribonuclease III has translation MKIISWNVNGIRAALKKGFMDWVSEVNADVICLQETKADAVSIPDEVRNLEGYHTYFHSCSMKKGYSGVGVLSRIEPVRVNDKLGIEEFDQEGRILEIDYGSFVLFNIYFPNGSSENKRVPYKLRFYDALFAHCDELRKKGRGIVVCGDYNIAHMEIDLARPKENSKTTGFLPEERAKLDWMVEQGWLDTFREFHADEAEQYSYWDYFTKARDRNVGWRIDYHWITKDLRPALKNAWISQEVMGSDHCPVGIILNP, from the coding sequence ATGAAGATCATTAGCTGGAACGTGAACGGCATCCGTGCCGCCCTCAAGAAGGGCTTCATGGACTGGGTGAGCGAAGTCAATGCCGACGTCATCTGCCTTCAGGAAACCAAGGCCGATGCCGTATCGATTCCCGACGAAGTGAGGAATCTCGAAGGCTATCACACGTACTTCCATTCGTGCAGCATGAAGAAGGGCTACTCCGGCGTCGGAGTACTGTCGCGCATCGAACCCGTCCGCGTCAACGACAAGCTCGGTATCGAGGAGTTCGATCAGGAAGGACGGATCCTCGAGATCGACTACGGTTCCTTCGTACTCTTCAACATCTACTTTCCCAACGGCTCCAGCGAGAACAAACGCGTGCCGTACAAGCTGCGGTTCTACGATGCACTGTTCGCTCACTGCGATGAACTGCGCAAGAAAGGCCGCGGCATCGTCGTCTGCGGCGACTACAACATCGCCCACATGGAGATCGATCTTGCACGTCCGAAGGAGAACTCCAAGACAACGGGCTTCCTTCCGGAAGAGCGTGCCAAGCTGGACTGGATGGTGGAGCAGGGCTGGCTGGATACCTTCCGTGAGTTCCATGCCGACGAAGCCGAGCAGTATTCGTACTGGGACTATTTCACCAAGGCCCGCGATCGGAACGTAGGCTGGCGTATCGACTATCACTGGATCACCAAGGATCTGCGCCCTGCGCTCAAGAACGCATGGATTTCGCAGGAAGTCATGGGGAGCGATCACTGTCCCGTCGGCATCATCCTGAATCCCTGA
- a CDS encoding Rossman fold protein, TIGR00730 family yields the protein MTLTTADGTLILVYCGSRMPDNDAYVAATRLVADRMADMGIGLVYGGSGNGLMGILAKRLLERDGHVTGILPSFLHTTEIALTTCTELVEVSSMHERKLTMLDRAHAILALPGGYGTMDELFEAVTWRQIGLHNKPIAILNVDGFYDHLSAQLDVMTRDGFLTAEARSHIRISCSIDDLLPWLQENASSLKPDPLLPRWT from the coding sequence ATGACCTTGACCACGGCCGACGGCACGCTCATCCTCGTCTACTGCGGTTCGCGCATGCCGGACAACGACGCCTACGTCGCGGCGACACGACTGGTCGCCGACCGCATGGCGGATATGGGCATCGGCTTGGTCTACGGCGGAAGCGGCAATGGCCTCATGGGCATTCTCGCCAAACGTCTGCTCGAACGCGACGGTCACGTGACGGGCATCCTGCCCTCGTTCCTGCATACCACGGAGATCGCGCTGACGACGTGTACCGAACTCGTCGAAGTATCCAGCATGCACGAGCGCAAGCTGACGATGCTCGACCGCGCCCATGCCATCCTGGCCCTGCCTGGCGGCTATGGCACCATGGACGAGCTCTTCGAAGCCGTGACATGGCGCCAGATCGGCCTGCACAACAAGCCCATCGCCATCCTGAACGTCGACGGATTCTACGACCACCTTTCCGCACAGCTCGATGTGATGACCCGCGACGGCTTCCTCACGGCCGAAGCGCGCTCCCATATCCGGATCTCTTGCTCCATCGACGATCTCCTGCCGTGGCTGCAGGAGAACGCTTCGTCGCTCAAACCCGATCCCCTGCTGCCACGCTGGACGTAG
- a CDS encoding Rossman fold protein, TIGR00730 family — protein MAEPQQDNNHEDENPTITRENSERIFLGGPHSRFRELKFVWRVVKEFIHGFRHLHFVGPCITVFGSARFTEDHTYYQLARQVGYALGDMGFTVLTGGGPGIMEAANRGAKEAGAMSVGCNIILPHEQDPNPNLDLMIEFEHFFVRKVMLVKYSLGFVVMPGGFGTLDELFEAMTLIQTKKIKSFPIVVMGTEYYRDIMELIEVMVKRGTVSPDDRKLILFTDSVDEAMAHLKKNVVKRFGLKQLLFIPKE, from the coding sequence ATGGCTGAACCGCAGCAAGACAACAACCACGAGGACGAGAACCCGACGATCACCCGCGAGAACAGCGAACGAATCTTCCTGGGTGGCCCGCACTCCCGCTTCCGGGAGTTGAAGTTCGTCTGGCGCGTCGTGAAGGAATTCATCCATGGCTTCCGCCACCTCCATTTCGTCGGTCCCTGCATCACCGTCTTCGGATCGGCCCGCTTCACCGAAGACCACACCTACTATCAGCTCGCACGACAGGTAGGCTATGCACTCGGCGACATGGGCTTCACGGTACTGACGGGCGGTGGTCCGGGCATCATGGAGGCGGCCAACCGCGGCGCCAAGGAAGCGGGCGCCATGAGCGTCGGCTGCAACATCATCCTTCCGCATGAACAGGACCCCAATCCGAACCTCGACCTCATGATCGAGTTCGAACACTTCTTCGTGCGGAAGGTCATGCTGGTCAAGTATTCCCTTGGCTTCGTCGTCATGCCCGGCGGGTTCGGCACGCTGGACGAGCTGTTCGAAGCCATGACGCTGATCCAGACCAAGAAGATCAAGAGCTTCCCCATCGTCGTGATGGGTACGGAGTACTATCGCGACATCATGGAGCTGATCGAAGTGATGGTCAAGCGTGGAACCGTATCGCCCGACGACCGAAAGCTCATCCTCTTCACGGATTCCGTGGACGAGGCCATGGCCCATCTCAAGAAGAACGTCGTCAAGCGCTTCGGTCTCAAGCAACTCCTCTTCATCCCGAAGGAATGA
- a CDS encoding 1,4-dihydroxy-2-naphthoate octaprenyltransferase, translating into MNVWLNAIRPKTLVAGAAPVILASALAVADHVFVWWVGLLALTCAVLIQIASNFINELEDFNRGADTERVGPLRAVSAGLITPAAMKRASWIVVAAAFVLGQPLVWYAGWPVLGIGVVCLVMSWAYTGGPFPLAYKGLGDLFAFTFFGVVAVVGAFFVYSRTWSPDALVLSLGPGCLAANILGVNNLRDIPTDKRAGKITLAVRIGAPAARVLYVALNLVGIVVPALLLREARGPWMMLSLASLPYTIVLCVLIHRRTGAALNPVLGGTALLYLQYTVFTTLGLIFSASYRG; encoded by the coding sequence ATGAACGTATGGCTGAACGCCATCCGTCCCAAGACCCTCGTCGCCGGGGCCGCACCGGTGATCCTGGCGTCGGCACTCGCCGTGGCGGATCATGTCTTCGTATGGTGGGTGGGACTCCTTGCCCTGACCTGTGCGGTGCTGATACAGATCGCATCGAACTTCATCAACGAACTCGAGGACTTCAACCGTGGTGCGGATACCGAGCGCGTAGGGCCGCTGCGTGCCGTGAGCGCAGGGCTCATCACTCCTGCGGCGATGAAGCGTGCGTCATGGATCGTCGTGGCTGCGGCCTTCGTCCTCGGTCAGCCTCTGGTCTGGTATGCCGGATGGCCGGTCCTCGGCATCGGCGTCGTCTGTCTCGTCATGTCGTGGGCCTATACCGGCGGACCGTTCCCATTGGCCTACAAGGGTCTCGGAGATCTCTTCGCCTTCACGTTCTTCGGCGTCGTGGCCGTCGTCGGCGCCTTCTTCGTCTACAGCCGTACGTGGAGTCCCGATGCCCTCGTCCTGTCGCTCGGCCCCGGCTGTCTTGCAGCCAACATTCTCGGCGTGAACAATCTGCGTGACATTCCCACCGACAAACGTGCGGGCAAGATCACGCTGGCCGTGCGTATCGGCGCTCCGGCTGCCAGGGTGCTCTACGTCGCGCTGAACCTCGTGGGTATCGTCGTACCGGCCCTGCTGCTCCGCGAGGCCCGTGGTCCGTGGATGATGCTGTCTCTGGCCTCGCTGCCCTACACCATCGTGTTGTGTGTGCTCATCCATCGCCGCACCGGAGCTGCCCTCAACCCTGTGCTCGGCGGGACGGCACTGCTCTATCTCCAGTATACCGTATTCACGACGCTCGGCCTGATCTTCTCCGCATCCTACCGGGGATGA
- a CDS encoding ubiquinone biosynthesis protein UbiE, with amino-acid sequence MSDTVQQMFSDIAPKYDVTNSVLSLGIHHLWRAKTVRESGARPGMSVLDCATGTGDLAIAFKKAVGPTGHVVGTDFCADMLSFAPDKARQQNVDVDFAVADAMDLPYGDATFDIASISFGIRNVDDPVKCLDEMARVVKPGGKVVVLEFGQPKGIVGLSYRLYSRYVIPTIGGMLTGNRKAYEYLPSTAAAFPAQEKFLDLMRKTGRYQACRYIPLTGGIAYLYIGTVGQR; translated from the coding sequence ATGAGTGATACAGTACAGCAGATGTTTTCGGACATCGCGCCGAAGTACGACGTGACCAATTCCGTGCTCAGTCTCGGAATCCACCACCTCTGGCGTGCGAAGACCGTCCGCGAGAGCGGTGCACGGCCGGGCATGTCCGTGCTGGACTGTGCCACGGGAACCGGCGATCTGGCCATCGCCTTCAAGAAGGCCGTCGGCCCGACAGGCCATGTCGTAGGTACGGACTTCTGTGCCGACATGCTCTCCTTCGCCCCCGACAAGGCCCGGCAGCAGAATGTCGACGTCGACTTCGCCGTCGCCGATGCCATGGACCTGCCGTATGGCGATGCGACCTTCGACATCGCCAGCATCTCTTTCGGTATCAGGAATGTGGACGACCCGGTGAAGTGCCTCGACGAGATGGCTCGCGTGGTGAAGCCGGGCGGCAAGGTCGTCGTCCTCGAATTCGGACAACCGAAGGGTATCGTCGGCCTGTCCTATCGCCTCTATAGCCGGTACGTAATCCCCACCATCGGTGGAATGCTGACGGGCAATCGCAAGGCATACGAATACCTGCCGTCGACGGCGGCAGCATTTCCGGCGCAGGAGAAATTCCTCGATCTCATGAGGAAGACCGGACGCTATCAGGCATGCCGGTACATCCCGCTGACCGGTGGCATCGCCTATCTCTACATCGGTACGGTGGGACAGCGATGA